From Macadamia integrifolia cultivar HAES 741 unplaced genomic scaffold, SCU_Mint_v3 scaffold784, whole genome shotgun sequence, the proteins below share one genomic window:
- the LOC122069982 gene encoding F-box/kelch-repeat protein At3g06240-like isoform X2, whose product MSRRLFTMEKLEGESTCRTSSSSLVSSNQDLMINRLSGLTVKMTSNTSIVLRNEDLMINILSRLTVKTLSRFKCVSKQWNMLISDPYFVSTHQARATQDPNIIKVLWVDNRDGLIGLCSIKEKKERSVTVDLIRPNYADAFLLRHDILMKGNPCNGLICLTSSDGQTVVCNPTTQSTMVIPRGNNKGNYNYVEGLGYCSSSNEFKVVRLFERSEIDTSIPCVCQLYGCELFTIGQRGAQQHSSSWRQIGNLPHRVADRSSKTMCYVNGGVHWMIVPREQRPSLDARPGGSISWVLEIFKDQVCLVVTVSGEVEIIDPFLDTSHNLMGEDLTPLKTRFLWPPHRLYSTVHHVKMQLLIFTLNSIHLHKSTDEEKTI is encoded by the exons ATGTCGCGAAGATTATTTACAATGGAGAAGCTGGAAGGAGAAAGTACTTGTAGAACCAGCAGCAGTAGTCTTGTTTCAAGCAATCAAGATTTAATGATCAACAGACTTTCTGGGCTAACAGTGAAGATGACCAGCAACACTAGTATTGTCTTAAGAAATGAAGATTTAATGATCAACATACTTTCTAGGCTAACAGTGAAGACACTTTCAAGATTCAAGTGCGTCAGCAAACAATGGAACATGTTGATATCTGATCCTTATTTTGTTAGTACACACCAAGCTCGGGCAACTCAAGATCCCAACATTATCAAAGTGCTTTGGGTAGATAATCGAGATGGATTGATTGGTCTTTGTTCaatcaaggaaaagaaagagaggagtgTTACCGTTGATTTGATTCGGCCAAATTATGCCGATGCATTCCTCCTGCGACATGATATTTTAATGAAAGGGAATCCTTGTAATGGACTGATTTGCCTTACTTCTTCGGATGGTCAAACTGTGGTTTGTAACCCAACAACGCAAAGCACTATGGTCATCCCCAGAGGCAATAATAAGGGAAATTATAATTACGTTGAGGGACTTGGGTATTGTTCCTCAAGCAATGAATTCAAAGTAGTACGCCTATTTGAAAGGTCGGAAATTGATACGAGTATCCCTTGTGTTTGCCAGTTGTATGGGTGTGAGTTATTTACCATAGGTCAGAGAGGTGCCCAGCAACACTCAAGTTCATGGAGACAAATAGGGAATCTCCCTCATCGAGTTGCTGATCGATCAAGCAAGACCATGTGTTATGTAAATGGGGGAGTGCACTGGATGATTGTGCCGCGTGAGCAG CGCCCTTCATTGGATGCAAGACCAGGTGGGAGTATCTCTTGGGTTCTGGAAATATTCAAAGACCAAGTTTGTTTGGTGGTTACTGTAAGTGGAGAAGTTGAAATCATTGATCCATTTCTGGACACTAGTCATAACTTAATGGGAGAAGACTTGACTCCATTGAAGACAAGGTTCCTTTGGCCTCCTCATAGGTTATACTCAACTGTTCACCATGTTAAAATGCAACTCTTAATTTTTACCTTGAATTCCATTCATCTGCACAAGTCAACAGATGAAGAGAAGACCATTTAG
- the LOC122069982 gene encoding F-box/kelch-repeat protein At3g06240-like isoform X3 codes for MSRRLFTMEKLEGESTCRTSSSSLVSSNQDLMINRLSGLTVKMTSNTSIVLRNEDLMINILSRLTVKTLSRFKCVSKQWNMLISDPYFVSTHQARATQDPNIIKVLWVDNRDGLIGLCSIKEKKERSVTVDLIRPNYADAFLLRHDILMKGNPCNGLICLTSSDGQTVVCNPTTQSTMVIPRGNNKGNYNYVEGLGYCSSSNEFKVVRLFERSEIDTSIPCVCQLYGCELFTIGQRGAQQHSSSWRQIGNLPHRVADRSSKTMCYVNGGVHWMIVPREQVYLW; via the exons ATGTCGCGAAGATTATTTACAATGGAGAAGCTGGAAGGAGAAAGTACTTGTAGAACCAGCAGCAGTAGTCTTGTTTCAAGCAATCAAGATTTAATGATCAACAGACTTTCTGGGCTAACAGTGAAGATGACCAGCAACACTAGTATTGTCTTAAGAAATGAAGATTTAATGATCAACATACTTTCTAGGCTAACAGTGAAGACACTTTCAAGATTCAAGTGCGTCAGCAAACAATGGAACATGTTGATATCTGATCCTTATTTTGTTAGTACACACCAAGCTCGGGCAACTCAAGATCCCAACATTATCAAAGTGCTTTGGGTAGATAATCGAGATGGATTGATTGGTCTTTGTTCaatcaaggaaaagaaagagaggagtgTTACCGTTGATTTGATTCGGCCAAATTATGCCGATGCATTCCTCCTGCGACATGATATTTTAATGAAAGGGAATCCTTGTAATGGACTGATTTGCCTTACTTCTTCGGATGGTCAAACTGTGGTTTGTAACCCAACAACGCAAAGCACTATGGTCATCCCCAGAGGCAATAATAAGGGAAATTATAATTACGTTGAGGGACTTGGGTATTGTTCCTCAAGCAATGAATTCAAAGTAGTACGCCTATTTGAAAGGTCGGAAATTGATACGAGTATCCCTTGTGTTTGCCAGTTGTATGGGTGTGAGTTATTTACCATAGGTCAGAGAGGTGCCCAGCAACACTCAAGTTCATGGAGACAAATAGGGAATCTCCCTCATCGAGTTGCTGATCGATCAAGCAAGACCATGTGTTATGTAAATGGGGGAGTGCACTGGATGATTGTGCCGCGTGAGCAG gTTTATCTTTGGTAG
- the LOC122069982 gene encoding F-box protein At3g07870-like isoform X1 codes for MSRRLFTMEKLEGESTCRTSSSSLVSSNQDLMINRLSGLTVKMTSNTSIVLRNEDLMINILSRLTVKTLSRFKCVSKQWNMLISDPYFVSTHQARATQDPNIIKVLWVDNRDGLIGLCSIKEKKERSVTVDLIRPNYADAFLLRHDILMKGNPCNGLICLTSSDGQTVVCNPTTQSTMVIPRGNNKGNYNYVEGLGYCSSSNEFKVVRLFERSEIDTSIPCVCQLYGCELFTIGQRGAQQHSSSWRQIGNLPHRVADRSSKTMCYVNGGVHWMIVPREQVNSSSSDFIVSLDLELEEFKVVAHPESWAHDKRFKHTMNMCHKELGGDKRYNLKNMYLKELGGKLGVVCNIFYCDQWDIWVLKDSTNSIWSKDYHIDLSSPCYPYIHCFSAVALWRGMLLIDITYDRMLCYYDPRTHFCEEVIRLEKFHAFAEFSTFVESLLPPF; via the coding sequence ATGTCGCGAAGATTATTTACAATGGAGAAGCTGGAAGGAGAAAGTACTTGTAGAACCAGCAGCAGTAGTCTTGTTTCAAGCAATCAAGATTTAATGATCAACAGACTTTCTGGGCTAACAGTGAAGATGACCAGCAACACTAGTATTGTCTTAAGAAATGAAGATTTAATGATCAACATACTTTCTAGGCTAACAGTGAAGACACTTTCAAGATTCAAGTGCGTCAGCAAACAATGGAACATGTTGATATCTGATCCTTATTTTGTTAGTACACACCAAGCTCGGGCAACTCAAGATCCCAACATTATCAAAGTGCTTTGGGTAGATAATCGAGATGGATTGATTGGTCTTTGTTCaatcaaggaaaagaaagagaggagtgTTACCGTTGATTTGATTCGGCCAAATTATGCCGATGCATTCCTCCTGCGACATGATATTTTAATGAAAGGGAATCCTTGTAATGGACTGATTTGCCTTACTTCTTCGGATGGTCAAACTGTGGTTTGTAACCCAACAACGCAAAGCACTATGGTCATCCCCAGAGGCAATAATAAGGGAAATTATAATTACGTTGAGGGACTTGGGTATTGTTCCTCAAGCAATGAATTCAAAGTAGTACGCCTATTTGAAAGGTCGGAAATTGATACGAGTATCCCTTGTGTTTGCCAGTTGTATGGGTGTGAGTTATTTACCATAGGTCAGAGAGGTGCCCAGCAACACTCAAGTTCATGGAGACAAATAGGGAATCTCCCTCATCGAGTTGCTGATCGATCAAGCAAGACCATGTGTTATGTAAATGGGGGAGTGCACTGGATGATTGTGCCGCGTGAGCAGGTAAATTCATCTTCCTCTGATTTCATTGTTTCTCTGGATCTTGAACTTGAGGAATTCAAAGTAGTTGCACACCCAGAGAGTTGGGCACATGATAAAAGATTTAAACATACGATGAACATGTGTCACAAGGAGTTGGGAGGAGATAAAAGATATAACTTGAAGAATATGTATCTCAAGGAGTTGGGAGGCAAGCTAGGTGTTGTATGTAATATCTTTTATTGTGATCAGTGGGATATATGGGTGCTCAAGGACTCCACTAACTCCATTTGGAGTAAGGATTATCACATTGATCTATCCAGCCCCTGTTATCCCTATATTCATTGTTTTTCTGCAGTTGCCTTATGGAGGGGAATGCTTCTTATTGACATTACTTATGATAGAATGTTGTGTTATTATGATCCAAGAACCCATTTCTGTGAAGAAGTCATCAGGTTGGAAAAATTTCATGCGTTTGCAGAATTTAGCACATTTGTTGAAAGTCTTCTTCCTCCGTTTTGA